Proteins encoded in a region of the Candidatus Cloacimonadota bacterium genome:
- the ftsY gene encoding signal recognition particle-docking protein FtsY, whose translation MLSKLKSLRDKLTKSKSGFIDKIAETVRVRGVIDDELYDELEEILIKNDTGTMMAEKIISSLRKEVKEDKITDPEVVQIYLVDIMQNILFKDIEEERDFFNTPALQPYVIAFVGVNGTGKTTTIGKVANLFAKAGKKVLIIAGDTFRAAAIEQVAIWAERAGVEIMRSEPERDPASVIYDGVASAVAKKFDIVLIDTAGRQHTKDRLMKELQKIDRVIKKACPDAPHETILVVDSTTGQNAISQAKHFNESIKLTGIALTKFDGTAKGGIIFNIKENLEIPVRLLGVGEQIDDIENFHAVRFVKAFFSKEAEPEAE comes from the coding sequence ATGCTCAGTAAACTAAAAAGCCTAAGGGACAAACTCACAAAATCCAAATCCGGCTTTATCGATAAAATCGCGGAGACCGTGCGTGTTCGCGGTGTTATAGACGACGAACTATATGACGAACTGGAAGAGATACTAATCAAAAACGATACAGGCACTATGATGGCGGAAAAGATCATTTCGAGTCTGCGGAAAGAAGTGAAGGAAGACAAGATAACTGATCCTGAAGTAGTACAAATCTACCTGGTGGATATCATGCAGAATATCTTGTTCAAAGACATTGAGGAGGAGAGAGACTTCTTTAATACTCCTGCCCTACAACCCTATGTGATAGCATTTGTGGGAGTTAACGGGACAGGGAAGACCACCACTATAGGCAAGGTAGCGAATCTTTTTGCAAAAGCCGGAAAGAAGGTTTTGATAATTGCCGGAGATACCTTCCGCGCAGCAGCTATAGAGCAGGTGGCCATCTGGGCAGAGCGCGCTGGTGTAGAAATTATGCGCTCGGAACCGGAACGGGATCCCGCTTCTGTGATATACGACGGTGTAGCATCAGCAGTGGCAAAGAAGTTTGACATCGTGCTGATCGATACTGCAGGCCGGCAACACACCAAAGACCGCCTGATGAAAGAGCTGCAAAAGATTGATCGGGTCATCAAGAAAGCTTGTCCGGATGCCCCTCATGAGACCATTCTGGTGGTAGATAGCACTACCGGGCAAAACGCAATCTCGCAAGCAAAACACTTCAACGAGTCCATCAAGCTTACCGGTATTGCCCTCACAAAGTTCGATGGTACCGCAAAAGGTGGGATCATCTTCAACATCAAAGAAAACCTGGAGATTCCTGTGCGTTTACTGGGAGTAGGTGAACAGATCGACGACATCGAGAATTTCCATGCCGTGCGTTTTGTAAAAGCCTTTTTTTCAAAGGAAGCCGAGCCCGAAGCTGAATGA